The Zootoca vivipara chromosome 4, rZooViv1.1, whole genome shotgun sequence genome has a segment encoding these proteins:
- the KL gene encoding klotho, with protein sequence MTRAATPGLLLLLLLLARVLLLCRPLAGDPGQGEATWSRFARLPFEDELFLDDTFPDGFLWGAGSAAYQVEGAWSQDGKGPSVWDAFAQRLPRAAEPKAPSGDVASDSYNRVERDLEALSLLGVSHYRFSLPWARLLPNGTAPASPAAVKHYARFLAGLRQRGVEPVVTLYHWDLPQRLQELYGGWQSPALVGLFRDYAELCFRHFGEHVRFWLTMDNPYLVAWHGYATGKLAPGVRGGREVGYRVAHHLLQAHAAVWHLYNDHFRPAQRGKVSIALGSHWIRPLHMTENSIHECQKSLDFVLGWFAKPIFIDGDYPQSMKSNLSSVLPEFTEAEKKFVRGTADFFALSFGATLSFHLVDTVMLFRQLESLSLRPLLYWISREYNKPEVFVVENSWYVSGNTKTDDSKYTNYLKNFIMDTLKAVRYDGVTVIGYTAWSLMDGFEWLRGYSVRRGLFYVDFQSQDKKLMIKSSGMFYQKVIENNGFLPVPEDQPIEGTFPCGFAWGVTESFLQVDTTRSQFLDPNVYVWDVHHTKKLIKVDGRGAPNRKPHCVDLPAIRLQISLLQEMHVTHFHFSLVWPLILPLGNESYVNHTLLFYYQCFVSELLRVNITPVVALWQPMGENQGLPLPLAEHGGWENRRIVDAFVEYARFCFKKLGQYVKFWITMNEPSDDNLTYKGAHNLLKAHAKAWRLYDKTFRKTQKGKISIAFHAIWVEPFSKNDYSAARRVLEFKIGWLAEPIFGSGDYPDVMRQWLHWKNSLGSHYLHLPYFSEAERNLIRGSFDFFALSHYTTSLVSAINEDPTNYDHLLEVQKQNDITWVKSPARTPVVPWGLRKLLAWVKDKYGDTPIYILASGIDDGQKLDRDKLRIYYMERYINEALKAYTLDNVNLRGYFAYSFSDRGDPRSYGLYRYTVNQYEPKSSMMHYRQIIDNYTFPGSETTGLLCLKELILCPECDSLQPRRSLLAFISFTLFSFIVTVFLITYYSKKVNRRHEYGFPATHCPSYAFPGGAQK encoded by the exons ATGACTCGCGCCGCGAcgccagggctgctgctgctcctcctcctcctcgcccgggtgctgctgctgtgccgcccgCTGGCTGGGGACCCCGGGCAGGGAGAGGCCACTTGGTCTCGCTTCGCCCGTCTGCCCTTCGAGGATGAGCTCTTCTTGGACGACACGTTCCCCGACGGCTTCCTGTGGGGGGCGGGCAGCGCGGCGTACCAGGTGGAAGGCGCCTGGAGCCAGGATGGCAAGGGGCCCTCGGTGTGGGACGCCTTCGCGCAGCGCCTCCCCCGGGCCGCCGAGCCGAAGGCGCCGTCGGGGGACGTGGCCAGCGACAGCTACAACCGCGTCGAGCGCGACCTGGAAGCGCTGAGCCTACTGGGGGTGTCGCACTACCGCTTCTCGCTGCCCTGGGCGCGCCTGCTCCCCAACGGCACGGCGCCCGCTAGCCCCGCCGCCGTGAAGCATTACGCGCGCTTTCTCGCCGGCCTGAGGCAGCGCGGCGTCGAGCCCGTGGTCACCCTCTACCACTGGGATCTGCCCCAGCGCCTTCAGGAGCTCTATGGCGGCTGGCAGAGCCCGGCTCTGGTCGGCTTGTTCCGGGACTACGCCGAGCTCTGCTTCAGGCACTTCGGCGAGCACGTGCGCTTCTGGCTCACCATGGACAACCCTTACCTCGTGGCGTGGCATGGCTACGCCACGGGCAAGCTGGCCCCCGGCGTGCGGGGAGGGCGGGAGGTGGGCTACCGGGTGGCTCACCACCTCCTCCAG GCTCATGCCGCAGTGTGGCATCTTTACAACGATCATTTTCGTCCTGCACAAAGAGGGAAAGTGTCAATTGCCTTAGGTTCACACTGGATAAGACCTCTACATATGACTGAAAACAGTATTCACGAATGCCAGAAATCTCTTGACTTTGTGCTGGGCTGGTTTGCTAAACCTATATTTATTGATGGAGACTATCCCCAGAGCATGAAGAGTAACCTTTCCTCTGTGCTGCCTGAATTCACCGAAGCAGAGAAGAAGTTTGTCAGAGGGACAGCCGATTTCTTTGCTCTTTCGTTTGGGGCCACGTTGAGTTTCCATCTCGTGGATACTGTCATGTTATTCCGCCAGCTGGAATCGCTAAGCCTAAGGCCTCTGCTTTACTGGATAAGCCGTGAATATAACAAACCAGAGGTCTTCGTTGTGGAGAACAGCTGGTACGTTTCTGGTAACACTAAGACCGATGACTCCAAGTACACGAATTATCTTAAAAATTTCATTATGGACACTCTGAAAG CTGTCAGGTATGATGGAGTTACTGTCATCGGGTACACGGCTTGGTCTCTCATGGATGGCTTTGAATGGCTCAGGGGCTACAGCGTTCGAAGGGGTCTGTTTTACGTAGACTTTCAAAGTCAGGATAAGAAACTGATGATAAAGTCTTCAGGAATGTTTTACCAGAAGGTGATCGAGAACAATGGCTTCCTCCCAGTACCAGAAGACCAGCCCATAGAAGGGACTTTCCCCTGTGGTTTTGCTTGGGGGGTTACCGAAAGCTTTCTTCAG GTAGATACCACACGGTCCCAGTTTCTTGACCCTAATGTTTATGTTTGGGATGTCCATCATACAAAGAAGCTGATTAAAGTTGACGGAAGGGGTGCCCCAAATCGCAAGCCTCACTGTGTCGATCTTCCGGCCATCAGGCTCCAGATTTCTTTACTTCAGGAAATGCATGTCACACACTTCCATTTTTCGCTGGTGTGGCCTTTGATTCTCCCTCTAGGTAATGAATCTTATGTTAACCACACTCTCCTGTTTTACTACCAGTGTTTTGTCAGTGAACTACTCAGAGTCAATATAACTCCTGTCGTTGCTTTGTGGCAACCCATGGGTGAGAATCAagggcttcctcttcctctcgcTGAGCATGGAGGATGGGAGAACCGGCGGATCGTGGACGCTTTTGTTGAGTATGCTAGGTTCTGCTTTAAAAAACTTGGCCAGTATGTCAAATTTTGGATCACAATGAACGAGCCTAGCGATGACAACTTGACATACAAAGGAGCGCATAACCTGCTGAAGGCCCATGCCAAAGCATGGCGCCTGTATGATAAAACATTCAGGAAGACCCAGAAAGGTAAAATCTCAATCGCCTTCCATGCCATCTGGGTCGAGCCCTTTTCGAAAAACGATTACAGTGCAGCCAGGCGAGTTTTGGAGTTTAAGATTGGCTGGCTTGCTGAGCCTATCTTTGGAAGCGGTGACTACCCAGACGTGATGAGGCAGTGGCTTCACTGGAAAAACAGCCTAGGCTCCCATTATTTACACTTGCCTTATTTCTCGGAGGCGGAAAGAAACCTAATACGTGGGTCGTTTGACTTTTTCGCCTTGAGCCACTACACCACGTCTCTCGTAAGTGCCATAAACGAAGACCCCACCAATTACGACCACCTCCTTGAGGTCCAAAAGCAAAACGACATCACTTGGGTGAAGTCACCTGCCAGAACTCCAGTGGTGCCCTGGGGGTTACGCAAGCTCCTCGCATGGGTCAAGGATAAATATGGTGACACCCCAATCTACATCCTAGCCAGTGGAATTGATGACGGGCAGAAACTGGATCGAGACAAACTGAGAATATATTACATGGAGCGGTATATCAACGAAGCCTTGAAAG CCTACACCTTGGATAATGTTAACCTCCGTGGCTATTTTGCCTATTCTTTCAGCGATAGGGGTGATCCTAGATCATATGGACTCTATCGATATACAGTGAATCAATATGAGCCAAAGTCTTCCATGATGCATTATAGACAGATTATTGACAATTACACCTTTCCTGGCTCGGAAACCACTGGCTTGCTCTGCCTCAAAGAGCTTATTCTGTGCCCAGAATGTGACTCGTTGCAACCCAGAAGATCTTtgcttgctttcatttcttttacaTTGTTTTCTTTCATTGTTACTGTATTTCTGATCACTTACTACTCCAAGAAGGTCAATAGAAGGCATGAATACGGCTTTCCTGCAACTCATTGTCCTTCATATGCATTTCCTGGGGGAGCTCAGAAATAA